One window from the genome of Betaproteobacteria bacterium encodes:
- a CDS encoding DASS family sodium-coupled anion symporter: protein MVAGFMAATAFLSMWISNTACAAMMVPIAVSVIDLVLQSRSGKSLRETGGIPQERADERNFALGLLLAVAYSASIGGIATLIGSPPNGIAARFITQTYGTEISFVDWMAFGVPFTLMFLPLAWLILTKVLFPVSFGEVAGGREMIAAEYAKLGPLGRGEKVTLAVFAGAAFLWIFGEPLRGLRVGGIGPFKGLTDSGVAMLAALALFLLPVDRKKGMRAMDWNTAVKLPWGVLILFGGGLSLAAAVEANGVSAFIGQSTRGLAILPPVALLLAVVTMTVFLSEVTSNTAQVATMTPVLAAVAPALGLDPKALVVVCAISASSAYMMPVGTPPNAIVFGTGLVRMPQMVKAGFVLNIAGILVITALGWWLIPHIVAGRT from the coding sequence ATGGTCGCGGGTTTCATGGCCGCCACCGCATTCCTCAGCATGTGGATTTCGAACACCGCGTGCGCGGCGATGATGGTGCCCATCGCGGTGAGCGTCATCGACCTCGTGCTCCAGTCGCGCTCGGGCAAGAGCCTCAGGGAAACCGGCGGCATCCCCCAGGAGCGCGCAGACGAGCGCAACTTCGCCCTCGGCCTGCTGCTGGCCGTCGCCTACTCCGCTTCCATCGGCGGCATCGCCACCCTCATCGGCTCGCCGCCCAACGGGATCGCCGCGAGATTCATCACGCAGACCTACGGGACGGAAATCTCCTTCGTCGACTGGATGGCCTTCGGCGTGCCGTTCACGCTGATGTTCCTTCCCCTCGCCTGGCTCATCCTCACGAAGGTCCTGTTCCCGGTTTCGTTCGGCGAGGTCGCGGGCGGGCGGGAAATGATCGCAGCCGAATACGCGAAGCTGGGACCGCTCGGTCGCGGGGAGAAGGTGACACTGGCCGTTTTCGCCGGGGCCGCCTTCCTCTGGATCTTCGGCGAGCCGTTACGCGGGTTGAGGGTCGGCGGCATCGGGCCGTTCAAGGGGCTCACGGACAGCGGCGTCGCGATGCTCGCGGCACTCGCCCTGTTCCTGCTTCCCGTCGACCGGAAGAAGGGCATGCGCGCGATGGACTGGAACACCGCGGTGAAGTTGCCCTGGGGCGTGCTGATCCTCTTCGGCGGCGGGCTGAGTCTCGCCGCAGCGGTCGAGGCGAACGGCGTGTCGGCATTCATCGGCCAGTCGACGCGTGGCCTTGCCATTCTGCCGCCGGTCGCGCTGCTGCTCGCTGTCGTCACGATGACGGTGTTCCTTTCCGAAGTGACCTCGAACACGGCGCAGGTCGCGACGATGACGCCGGTGCTTGCGGCAGTGGCCCCGGCTCTCGGGCTCGACCCGAAGGCACTCGTGGTCGTTTGCGCCATCAGTGCGAGCAGCGCATACATGATGCCGGTGGGCACGCCGCCCAACGCGATCGTGTTCGGGACGGGCCTCGTGCGCATGCCGCAGATGGTGAAGGCGGGGTTCGTGCTGAACATCGCCGGCATTCTTGTGATTACTGCGCTGGGATGGTGGCTCATTCCGCACATCGTCGCCGGCAGGACGTAA
- a CDS encoding fumarate reductase flavoprotein subunit translates to MKIIHTDVLVIGGGLAGLRLAIGAKRRGHDALILSLVPAKRSHSKAAQGGMQASLGNVVKGQGDNEDVHFEDTVRGSDWGADQDVVRMFVNTAPKAVRELAAWGVPWSRVRKGDREVIINGQKVTITERDEAQGLVAQRDFGGTKKWRTCYAADGTGHAMINAVADQAIADSIPVHERKEALALIHDGGRCYGAIVRDLITGELSAYVASATAICTGGAGRVYRTTTNAVICEGMGHAIAMETGVAALGNMEAVQFHPTGIFPAGILVTEGCRGDGGLLKDVDGHRFMPDYEPEKKELASRDVVSRRMEEHIKKGKGVKSRFGEHLWLDITLLGEKHIHTNLREVWDICHYFLGVDPVKEMIPVKPAQHYTMGGVRTDATGQSPALKGLFSAGEASCWDMHGFNRLGGNSVAETVVAGMIVGETIANYCDDRANEPSIPTALVREFLEREQAKLTAFTKGGGTEDASLIKGEMQDLMTTKVGIFRTGADLEEAVDKLQKLLVRSRRIGLRSSSPGANPELVTAYRVQRMLKLAVTIAYGASVRTESRGAHFRSDYPRRNDAEWLKRTLATWKGESDTLPTLAYEALDVKRMELPPGWRGYGAKDYIDHPDTPERQKEVEAIRARHADDRFAMQAALLPYEHLLPPGLRGRNERIDERF, encoded by the coding sequence ATGAAAATCATCCATACCGATGTGCTGGTGATCGGCGGCGGCCTCGCGGGCTTGCGACTCGCGATCGGCGCCAAGCGGCGCGGCCATGACGCCCTCATCCTGTCGCTGGTGCCCGCCAAGCGCTCGCACTCCAAGGCGGCGCAAGGCGGCATGCAGGCTTCCCTGGGCAACGTGGTGAAGGGACAGGGCGACAACGAGGATGTCCATTTCGAGGACACGGTGCGCGGCTCCGACTGGGGCGCGGACCAGGACGTGGTGCGCATGTTCGTGAACACCGCGCCCAAGGCGGTGCGGGAACTCGCCGCGTGGGGCGTGCCGTGGAGCCGCGTGAGGAAGGGCGACCGCGAGGTGATCATCAACGGCCAGAAGGTCACGATCACCGAGCGCGACGAGGCGCAGGGGCTCGTGGCGCAGCGCGACTTCGGCGGAACGAAGAAGTGGCGCACCTGCTACGCCGCCGACGGCACGGGCCACGCGATGATCAACGCCGTGGCCGACCAGGCGATCGCCGACTCGATTCCCGTGCACGAGCGCAAGGAGGCCCTCGCCCTCATCCATGACGGTGGGCGCTGCTACGGGGCGATCGTCCGCGACCTCATCACCGGCGAGCTGAGCGCCTATGTGGCTTCGGCGACGGCCATCTGCACCGGCGGGGCGGGCCGCGTGTACCGCACGACGACCAATGCGGTGATCTGCGAAGGGATGGGGCATGCCATCGCCATGGAAACGGGCGTCGCGGCGCTCGGGAACATGGAGGCGGTGCAATTCCACCCGACGGGCATCTTCCCGGCCGGGATCCTGGTGACCGAAGGCTGCCGGGGAGATGGGGGGCTGCTCAAGGACGTGGATGGTCACCGATTCATGCCGGACTACGAGCCGGAGAAGAAGGAGCTCGCCTCGCGCGATGTCGTGTCGCGGCGGATGGAAGAGCACATCAAGAAGGGCAAGGGCGTGAAATCGCGCTTCGGGGAGCACCTCTGGCTCGACATCACGCTGCTGGGCGAGAAGCACATCCACACGAACCTGCGCGAAGTGTGGGACATCTGCCACTACTTCCTGGGCGTCGATCCGGTGAAGGAAATGATCCCGGTCAAGCCCGCGCAGCATTACACGATGGGCGGCGTGCGCACCGACGCAACCGGCCAGAGCCCGGCTCTCAAGGGGCTGTTCTCGGCAGGCGAGGCGTCCTGCTGGGACATGCACGGCTTCAATCGTCTCGGTGGCAACTCGGTGGCCGAGACGGTGGTGGCCGGGATGATCGTGGGCGAGACGATCGCCAACTACTGCGACGACCGTGCCAACGAGCCGTCCATCCCGACAGCGCTCGTGCGCGAGTTCCTCGAGCGCGAGCAGGCGAAGCTGACCGCGTTCACGAAGGGCGGCGGCACCGAGGACGCGTCCCTCATCAAGGGTGAGATGCAGGACCTGATGACGACCAAGGTGGGGATCTTCCGCACCGGCGCCGATCTCGAGGAGGCCGTCGACAAGCTGCAGAAGCTGCTCGTGCGCAGCCGGAGAATCGGACTGCGCTCGTCGTCTCCCGGCGCCAACCCCGAACTGGTGACGGCCTATCGCGTCCAGCGCATGCTGAAGCTTGCCGTCACGATCGCCTACGGAGCCTCTGTACGCACGGAGAGCCGAGGCGCGCACTTCCGTTCCGACTACCCGCGTCGAAACGACGCCGAGTGGCTCAAGCGCACGCTCGCCACCTGGAAGGGCGAGTCGGACACGCTGCCCACTCTCGCCTACGAGGCGCTCGACGTGAAGCGCATGGAGCTTCCGCCGGGGTGGCGCGGCTACGGCGCGAAGGACTACATCGATCACCCGGATACGCCGGAGCGCCAGAAGGAGGTCGAGGCGATACGGGCGCGGCACGCGGACGACCGCTTTGCGATGCAGGCGGCGCTCCTGCCGTACGAGCACCTGCTGCCGCCCGGGCTGCGCGGCCGCAACGAACGAATCGACGAGCGCTTCTAG
- a CDS encoding glycosyltransferase, whose protein sequence is MIDVIIPAYRGLSETRRCVESVLAAPVREKHEVVVIDDASPEPALSAWLRDLAGTGRITLLAHERNAGFVASVNEGMRLHADRDVLLLNSDTEVANDWLDRIAACAARERQAGTVTPFSNNASICSYPLFAQSNPLPEGTTTARLDAAFARANAGKSVEILTAVGFCMFIARRCLAQVGPFDEDAFGRGYGEEVDFCMRAARAGWRNLLAADTFVFHQGEVSFGGGAQDLRNRAQSIIDTRYPEFQPRLRTFLAEDPPRESRERATEALAPLSRRMTAALRRWLPGTRPAQSG, encoded by the coding sequence TTGATCGACGTCATCATTCCCGCCTACCGCGGGCTTTCGGAGACGCGCCGCTGCGTGGAGAGCGTCCTCGCCGCCCCGGTGCGCGAGAAACACGAAGTCGTGGTGATCGACGACGCAAGCCCGGAGCCGGCACTTTCCGCATGGCTGCGCGATCTCGCCGGCACGGGACGCATCACGCTCCTCGCGCACGAGCGCAATGCCGGCTTCGTGGCCTCGGTGAACGAGGGCATGCGCCTGCACGCCGACCGCGATGTCCTGCTCCTCAACAGCGACACCGAAGTCGCCAACGACTGGCTGGACCGGATCGCCGCCTGCGCGGCGCGCGAGCGGCAGGCGGGAACCGTGACGCCGTTTTCCAACAACGCCTCGATCTGCAGCTATCCCCTATTCGCGCAGTCGAACCCCCTGCCCGAGGGCACCACGACGGCCAGGCTGGACGCGGCCTTCGCCCGCGCCAATGCCGGGAAGTCCGTCGAGATCCTTACGGCGGTCGGCTTCTGCATGTTCATCGCGCGACGATGCCTTGCGCAGGTCGGTCCCTTCGACGAGGACGCCTTCGGCCGCGGATACGGCGAGGAGGTCGATTTCTGCATGCGCGCGGCGCGCGCCGGTTGGCGAAACCTGCTGGCGGCCGACACGTTCGTATTCCACCAGGGAGAGGTTTCGTTCGGCGGTGGCGCCCAGGATCTGCGCAACCGGGCCCAGTCCATCATCGATACCCGCTATCCCGAGTTTCAGCCCCGCTTGCGAACCTTCCTCGCCGAGGACCCCCCGCGCGAATCACGGGAACGCGCGACGGAGGCGCTCGCGCCCCTGTCAAGGCGCATGACCGCAGCCCTGCGCCGCTGGCTCCCGGGCACGAGGCCTGCGCAGTCCGGTTGA
- a CDS encoding fumarate reductase iron-sulfur subunit, translating to MAETNNHRKLRFHILRYNPAQPGDEPRIQTYELEEAPGMTLFIALTELREKLDPSLQFDFVCRAGICGSCGMMINGRPSLACRTVTKDLEADISLAPLPVFELIGDLSVNTGKWMRGMSETLETWVHMPETQRDLKRIEEAMDPALAEEIYELDRCIECGCCVSSCGTARMREDFVGAVGLNKIARFRLDPRDKRTDADFYELVGDDNGVFGCMSLLACHDVCPKNLPLQTQIAFLRRKMVTTGIS from the coding sequence ATGGCCGAAACCAACAATCACCGGAAGCTGCGCTTCCACATCCTGCGCTACAACCCGGCACAACCGGGCGACGAGCCGCGCATCCAGACCTACGAGCTGGAGGAGGCGCCTGGCATGACGCTCTTCATCGCGCTCACCGAGCTCCGCGAGAAGCTCGATCCGTCGCTGCAGTTCGATTTCGTCTGCCGCGCCGGCATCTGCGGCAGCTGCGGGATGATGATCAACGGGCGCCCGAGCCTCGCGTGCCGGACGGTCACCAAGGACCTGGAGGCCGACATCTCGCTCGCGCCTCTGCCGGTCTTCGAACTGATCGGGGACCTCTCGGTGAACACCGGCAAGTGGATGCGCGGCATGAGCGAGACCCTGGAGACCTGGGTGCACATGCCGGAGACGCAGCGCGACCTCAAGCGGATCGAGGAGGCGATGGACCCTGCGCTGGCCGAGGAGATCTACGAGCTGGATCGCTGCATCGAATGCGGCTGCTGCGTGTCGAGCTGCGGGACGGCCCGGATGCGCGAGGACTTCGTGGGCGCCGTGGGCCTCAACAAGATCGCCCGGTTCCGCCTCGACCCACGCGACAAGCGCACGGATGCGGATTTCTACGAACTGGTCGGCGACGACAACGGCGTCTTCGGCTGCATGTCGCTGCTGGCCTGCCACGATGTCTGCCCGAAGAACCTGCCGCTCCAGACGCAGATCGCATTCCTGCGCAGGAAGATGGTGACGACCGGTATCAGCTAG
- a CDS encoding fumarate reductase cytochrome b subunit has product MESSQNVIAGVGLADRPRKSRWPARMDLAQSLTGLVLGLFMWGHMFFVSSILLGKDAMWSITKLFEGYFFFDKAYPGMVSVIVGGIFLFVIVHAFLAMRKFPANYTQYRTFIGHRRLMAHEDTTLWWVQAITGFLLFFIAAAHLYQMLMHPGDIGPYESADRVWSGRWWPLYLVALFAVELHGGIGLYRLCVKWGWFEGKDANASRKRLKVLKWALTVFFVVLGLATLAAYMKIGYEHRDRVGERYTPAWVVPNPMEKAK; this is encoded by the coding sequence ATGGAATCCAGCCAGAACGTCATCGCCGGCGTCGGTCTCGCCGACCGCCCCCGCAAGAGCCGGTGGCCTGCCCGCATGGACCTCGCGCAGAGCCTCACGGGGCTCGTGCTCGGCTTGTTCATGTGGGGCCACATGTTCTTCGTGTCCTCCATCCTGCTCGGAAAGGATGCGATGTGGTCGATCACCAAGCTTTTCGAGGGCTACTTCTTCTTCGACAAGGCCTACCCGGGCATGGTGTCGGTGATCGTGGGGGGCATATTCCTGTTCGTCATCGTCCATGCCTTCCTCGCCATGAGGAAGTTCCCGGCCAACTACACGCAATACCGGACCTTCATCGGCCACCGTCGCCTGATGGCGCACGAGGACACGACACTCTGGTGGGTGCAGGCGATCACGGGCTTCCTGCTCTTTTTCATCGCCGCCGCGCACCTGTACCAGATGCTCATGCACCCCGGCGACATCGGCCCCTACGAGTCGGCGGACCGTGTCTGGTCCGGCCGCTGGTGGCCCCTCTATCTCGTCGCCCTTTTCGCGGTCGAGCTGCATGGTGGCATCGGCTTGTACCGGCTCTGCGTGAAGTGGGGATGGTTCGAGGGCAAGGACGCGAACGCAAGCCGCAAGCGGCTGAAGGTCCTCAAGTGGGCGCTGACGGTGTTTTTCGTGGTTCTCGGCCTGGCGACCCTTGCCGCCTACATGAAGATCGGCTACGAGCACCGCGACCGCGTCGGTGAACGCTATACGCCCGCCTGGGTGGTTCCGAATCCGATGGAGAAGGCGAAATGA